One region of Glycine max cultivar Williams 82 chromosome 9, Glycine_max_v4.0, whole genome shotgun sequence genomic DNA includes:
- the LOC100790858 gene encoding uncharacterized protein, whose translation MGNCLLGGISDPELVIKVTTSNGGIMEFYAPITVSFITSEFPGHGIFPSHDLFCKPLSQFDELVAGQSYYLLPLNNKPEHPSASGHIGGDNSAIRQGHVRSHSVPTTPYPPPYRMSLDYQHHQGMKFLNKTSIEPFSCRTSTSKSSIITSSSSSKSSKITSSSKSSRFWKVKLVITPQQLMEILSQEARTKELIESVRIVAKCGVAAGGILPASAAPSILSDQWSLSSSGRSACDSSKVDALVVDI comes from the coding sequence ATGGGAAACTGCTTGTTAGGAGGCATTTCAGATCCTGAATTAGTAATCAAAGTCACAACATCTAATGGCGGCATCATGGAATTCTATGCTCCAATTACTGTGAGTTTCATCACTAGTGAATTCCCGGGGCATGGCATATTCCCAAGCCATGACCTATTCTGCAAACCACTTAGCCAATTTGATGAGTTGGTGGCAGGACAGTCATACTACTTACTACCACTTAACAACAAACCTGAACACCCTTCTGCCTCCGGCCACATCGGCGGTGACAACAGCGCTATTCGGCAAGGCCATGTTCGTTCTCATAGCGTTCCTACAACACCCTACCCTCCGCCATATAGAATGTCCTTGGACTACCAACACCACCAAGGAATGAAGTTTCTCAACAAAACCTCCATAGAACCTTTCTCTTGTAGGACTAGTACTAGTAAAAGCAGCATAATTACTAGTAGCAGTAGTAGTAAAAGCAGCAAAATTACTAGTAGTAGTAAAAGCAGCAGGTTCTGGAAAGTGAAGCTTGTGATAACTCCTCAACAATTGATGGAAATTTTGTCACAAGAGGCTAGAACCAAGGAGTTGATAGAGAGTGTTAGGATTGTAGCCAAATGTGGGGTTGCTGCAGGTGGCATTTTACCAGCATCAGCTGCACCAAGCATATTATCTGATCAGTGGAGCCTTTCCAGCAGTGGTAGGAGTGCTTGTGATTCCTCTAAGGTTGATGCATTAGTGGTTGACATTTAG